From the genome of Lineus longissimus chromosome 8, tnLinLong1.2, whole genome shotgun sequence, one region includes:
- the LOC135492107 gene encoding choline/ethanolamine kinase-like, producing MLIKDDTVSNKDTVAKHGQSQVEGTSVLQFDNENNRKMSEDIDEETRRRVFKHCRELLGGSWSRIPSDKNLSIRPISGGLSNFIYLCKLPDGVDPIYGEPRQVLFRIYGQMINESLQTVIAESVIFAVLSEKKLGPKLYGVFPGGRVEEYIPSRCLSTNELSRRDFSKKIAQKMASFHSLDMPISKRPKWLYALSRRWIKDAQNNMGLVSEDSEKTKRLKALLDNDLEAELDWMKSTLDCLRSPVVFCHNDLQEGNILYSEESDATDSEDYSLMPIDFEYCSYNFRGFDIANHFLEWTMDYSYPDPPYYYRNPDNYPSIEQQRLFIESYLESLPGGVVKEDEVAKIRREAEYYGMASHLFWTAWSLVQAFGSKISFGYTHYAESRFQAYLDLKNSLPSLIKEEKAAETN from the exons atgttgataaaagaCGATACGGTGTCCAATAAGGACACCGTGGCTAAACACGGTCAAAGTCAAGTCGAAGGCACTTCTGTTTTGCAGtttgataacgaaaataatcgAAAAATGAGTGAAGATATTGATGAAGAAACGCGACGCCGGGTTTTCAAGCATTGTCGTGAGCTCTTGGGCGGATCCTGGTCCCGCATTCCTTCCGACAAAAACCTATCGATACGCCCGATCAG CGGTGGCCTCAGCAACTTCATCTACTTATGCAAATTACCCGATGGCGTTGACCCCATCTACGGCGAACCGCGCCAGGTGCTCTTCAGAATCTATGGTCAAATGATCAACGAGAGTTTGCAGACTGTGATTGCTGAAAGTGTGATATTTGCCGTACTGTCCGAGAAGAAGCTCGGGCCTAAGTTATATGGTGTCTTCCCTGGTGGTCGCGTGGAGGAATATATTCCG TCTCGGTGCCTTTCAACAAACGAACTCAGCCGGCGAGATTTCTCAAAGAAAATTGCTCAAAAAATGGCGAGCTTCCATTCGTTAGATATGCCCATCTCGAAGAGACCGAAGTGGTTATATGCACTGAGCAGAAG ATGGATAAAAGATGCTCAAAACAACATGGGTCTCGTAAGTGAAGATTCGGAGAAGACAAAACGCTTAAAAGCACTGCTTGATAACGACTTGGAGGCAGAACTGGACTGGATGAA GTCAACGTTAGATTGTCTCCGATCGCCAGTGGTATTTTGCCACAATGATCTCCAGGAGGGGAATATTTTATACTCGGAGGAGTCCGATGCAACTGACAGCGAGGATTATTCCCTCATGCCGATCGATTTTGAATATTGCAGCTATAACTTCAG AGGTTTTGATATTGCCAACCACTTCCTTGAATGGACCATGGACTACAGCTACCCGGACCCGCCATATTATTACAGAAACCCCGACAATTACCCCAGTATAGAACAACAG CGCTTATTCATCGAGTCATATCTAGAGTCACTGCCAGGTGGCGTTGTAAAAGAAGACGAAGTGGCAAAAATACGTCGAGAAGCAGAATATTATGGGATGGCATCGCATTTGTTTTGGACCGCATGGAGTCTCGTCCAGGCGTTCGGTTCCAAGATATCTTTTGGTTATACT CACTATGCAGAGAGTCGATTCCAAGCCTACCTTGATTTGAAAAACAGTCTTCCGAGCCTAATCAAAGAGGAAAAAGCTGCTGAGACCAATTAG
- the LOC135492909 gene encoding protein lin-7 homolog C-like isoform X4, whose protein sequence is MATMSEPLTLEKDVNRAIELLEILQNNSDLQASKLGALQKVLQSDFCQAVREVYEHVYETVDISGSPEIRANATAKATVAAFAASEGHSHPRVVELPKTEEGLGFNVMGGKEQNSPIYISRIIPGGVADRHGGLKRGDQLLSVNGVSVEGEHHEKAVDLLKAAQGSVKLVVRYSPQILEEMEARFEKQRQARRPQP, encoded by the exons ATGGCGACCATGTCTGAACCCCTGACTCTTGAGAAAG ATGTCAACCGAGCGATTGAGCTCCTGGAGATTTTACAAAATA ACAGCGACTTGCAAGCAAGCAAGCTTGGTGCCCTACAGAAGGTATTACAGAGTGATTTCTGCCAAGCCGTGAGGGAGGTGTATGAACATGTTTACGAAACGGTCGATATCTCCGGTAGTCCTGAGATAAGGGCCAACGCTACTGCCAAG GCCACTGTTGCAGCTTTTGCGGCCAGTGAAGGTCATTCCCATCCTCGTGTCGTCGAATTGCCCAAAACGGAGGAAGGTCTTGGCTTCAACGTAATGGGCGGCAAGGAACAGAACTCGCCTATCTACATTTCTCGTATCATCCCCGGGGGAGTGGCCGACCGACACGGAGGACTAAAGAGGGGTGACCAGCTCTTGTCTGTCAATGGTGTT AGCGTGGAGGGCGAACACCATGAGAAAGCTGTCGATCTTCTCAAAGCGGCTCAAG GTTCCGTCAAGCTGGTCGTCCGGTACTCGCCGCAAATTCTCGAGGAAATGGAGGCAAGGTTTGAAAAACAACGCCAGGCCCGCCGACCGCAACCATAA
- the LOC135492909 gene encoding protein lin-7 homolog C-like isoform X2 — translation MATMSEPLTLEKDVNRAIELLEILQNNSDLQASKLGALQKVLQSDFCQAVREVYEHVYETVDISGSPEIRANATAKATVAAFAASEGHSHPRVVELPKTEEGLGFNVMGGKEQNSPIYISRIIPGGVADRHGGLKRGDQLLSVNGVSVEGEHHEKAVDLLKAAQAHIVGIEEKRSVKLVVRYSPQILEEMEARFEKQRQARRPQP, via the exons ATGGCGACCATGTCTGAACCCCTGACTCTTGAGAAAG ATGTCAACCGAGCGATTGAGCTCCTGGAGATTTTACAAAATA ACAGCGACTTGCAAGCAAGCAAGCTTGGTGCCCTACAGAAGGTATTACAGAGTGATTTCTGCCAAGCCGTGAGGGAGGTGTATGAACATGTTTACGAAACGGTCGATATCTCCGGTAGTCCTGAGATAAGGGCCAACGCTACTGCCAAG GCCACTGTTGCAGCTTTTGCGGCCAGTGAAGGTCATTCCCATCCTCGTGTCGTCGAATTGCCCAAAACGGAGGAAGGTCTTGGCTTCAACGTAATGGGCGGCAAGGAACAGAACTCGCCTATCTACATTTCTCGTATCATCCCCGGGGGAGTGGCCGACCGACACGGAGGACTAAAGAGGGGTGACCAGCTCTTGTCTGTCAATGGTGTT AGCGTGGAGGGCGAACACCATGAGAAAGCTGTCGATCTTCTCAAAGCGGCTCAAG CACACATTGTGGGCATCGAAGAAAAAC GTTCCGTCAAGCTGGTCGTCCGGTACTCGCCGCAAATTCTCGAGGAAATGGAGGCAAGGTTTGAAAAACAACGCCAGGCCCGCCGACCGCAACCATAA
- the LOC135492909 gene encoding protein lin-7 homolog C-like isoform X3: MATMSEPLTLEKDVNRAIELLEILQNNSDLQASKLGALQKVLQSDFCQAVREVYEHVYETVDISGSPEIRANATAKATVAAFAASEGHSHPRVVELPKTEEGLGFNVMGGKEQNSPIYISRIIPGGVADRHGGLKRGDQLLSVNGVSVEGEHHEKAVDLLKAAQVTVQSSVKLVVRYSPQILEEMEARFEKQRQARRPQP, from the exons ATGGCGACCATGTCTGAACCCCTGACTCTTGAGAAAG ATGTCAACCGAGCGATTGAGCTCCTGGAGATTTTACAAAATA ACAGCGACTTGCAAGCAAGCAAGCTTGGTGCCCTACAGAAGGTATTACAGAGTGATTTCTGCCAAGCCGTGAGGGAGGTGTATGAACATGTTTACGAAACGGTCGATATCTCCGGTAGTCCTGAGATAAGGGCCAACGCTACTGCCAAG GCCACTGTTGCAGCTTTTGCGGCCAGTGAAGGTCATTCCCATCCTCGTGTCGTCGAATTGCCCAAAACGGAGGAAGGTCTTGGCTTCAACGTAATGGGCGGCAAGGAACAGAACTCGCCTATCTACATTTCTCGTATCATCCCCGGGGGAGTGGCCGACCGACACGGAGGACTAAAGAGGGGTGACCAGCTCTTGTCTGTCAATGGTGTT AGCGTGGAGGGCGAACACCATGAGAAAGCTGTCGATCTTCTCAAAGCGGCTCAAG TGACCGTACAGA GTTCCGTCAAGCTGGTCGTCCGGTACTCGCCGCAAATTCTCGAGGAAATGGAGGCAAGGTTTGAAAAACAACGCCAGGCCCGCCGACCGCAACCATAA
- the LOC135492909 gene encoding protein lin-7 homolog C-like isoform X1, producing the protein MATMSEPLTLEKDVNRAIELLEILQNNSDLQASKLGALQKVLQSDFCQAVREVYEHVYETVDISGSPEIRANATAKATVAAFAASEGHSHPRVVELPKTEEGLGFNVMGGKEQNSPIYISRIIPGGVADRHGGLKRGDQLLSVNGVSVEGEHHEKAVDLLKAAQEGSEFISYIGFSLALGDPLPPASLCKYLHTARQAFQLRGDLYTLYFFSLFWGHVFLLLSLIWGHFITQICLNSDVINQSQ; encoded by the exons ATGGCGACCATGTCTGAACCCCTGACTCTTGAGAAAG ATGTCAACCGAGCGATTGAGCTCCTGGAGATTTTACAAAATA ACAGCGACTTGCAAGCAAGCAAGCTTGGTGCCCTACAGAAGGTATTACAGAGTGATTTCTGCCAAGCCGTGAGGGAGGTGTATGAACATGTTTACGAAACGGTCGATATCTCCGGTAGTCCTGAGATAAGGGCCAACGCTACTGCCAAG GCCACTGTTGCAGCTTTTGCGGCCAGTGAAGGTCATTCCCATCCTCGTGTCGTCGAATTGCCCAAAACGGAGGAAGGTCTTGGCTTCAACGTAATGGGCGGCAAGGAACAGAACTCGCCTATCTACATTTCTCGTATCATCCCCGGGGGAGTGGCCGACCGACACGGAGGACTAAAGAGGGGTGACCAGCTCTTGTCTGTCAATGGTGTT AGCGTGGAGGGCGAACACCATGAGAAAGCTGTCGATCTTCTCAAAGCGGCTCAAG AGGGCAGTGAGTTCATTTCTTATATCGGTTTTAGTCTAGCGCTAGGCGACCCCCTTCCCCCAGCCTCCCTCTGTAAATATCTTCATACAGCCcggcaggcctttcaattacgtggagacctctacaccctgtatttttttagcctattttggggacatgtttttttgcttttaagcttaatttggggacatttcatcacgcaaatttgcctgaacagcgacgtcataaatcaaagtcaGTGA